In Camelus ferus isolate YT-003-E chromosome 10, BCGSAC_Cfer_1.0, whole genome shotgun sequence, the following proteins share a genomic window:
- the RTN4RL2 gene encoding LOW QUALITY PROTEIN: reticulon-4 receptor-like 2 (The sequence of the model RefSeq protein was modified relative to this genomic sequence to represent the inferred CDS: deleted 1 base in 1 codon), protein MLPGLRSLLQGPASACLLLMLLALPPAAPSCPMLCTCYSSPPTVSCQANNFSSVPLSLPPSTQRLFLQNNLIRTLRPGTFGPSLLTLWLFSNNLSTIYPGTFRHLQALEELDLGDNRHLRSLEPDTFQGLERLQSLHLYRCQLSSLPGNIFRGLVSLQYLYLQENSLLHLQDDLFADLANLSHLFLHGNRLRLLTEHVFRGLGSLDRLLLHGNRLQGVHRAAFRGLSRLTILYLFNNSLASLPGEALADLPALEFLRLNANPWACDCRARPLWAWFQRARVSSSDVTCASPPERQGRDLRALREADFQACPPAAPTRPGSRARGNSSSNHLYGVAEAGAPPADPSTLYRDLPAEDPRGRQGGDAPTEDDYWGGYGGEDQRGEQTCPGAACQAPPDSRGPALSAGLPSPLLCLLLLAPHHL, encoded by the exons ATGCTGCCCGGGCTCAGGAGCCTGCTGCAAG GTCCCGCCTCGGCCTGCCTCCTGCTGatgctcctggccctgcccccagcagcccccagctgccccaTGCTCTGTACCTGCTACTCGTCCCCGCCCACCGTGAGCTGCCAGGCCAATAACTTCTCGTCGGTGCCGCTGTCCCTGCCGCCCAGCACGCAGCGCCTCTTCCTGCAGAACAACCTCATCCGCACGCTGCGGCCAGGCACCTTCGGGCCCAGCCTGCTCACCCTGTGGCTCTTCTCCAACAACCTCTCCACCATCTACCCGGGCACCTTCCGCCACCTgcaggccctggaggagctggacCTCGGCGACAACCGGCACCTGCGCTCTCTGGAGCCCGACACCTTCCAGGGCCTGGAGCGGCTGCAGTCGCTGCACCTGTACCGCTGTCAGCTCAGCAGCCTGCCCGGCAACATCTTCCGC GGCCTGGTCAGCCTGCAGTACCTCTACCTCCAGGAGAACAGCCTGCTCCACCTACAG gATGACCTGTTCGCGGACCTGGCCAACCTGAGCCACCTCTTCCTCCACGGGAACCGCCTGCGGCTGCTCACGGAGCACGTGTTCCGCGGCCTGGGCAGCCTGGACCGGCTGCTGCTGCACGGGAACCGGCTGCAGGGCGTGCACCGCGCGGCCTTCCGCGGCCTCAGCCGCCTCACCATCCTCTACCTGTTCAACAACAGCCTGGCCTCGCTGCCGGGCGAGGCGCTGGCCGACCTGCCGGCGCTCGAGTTCCTGCGGCTCAACGCCAACCCCTGGGCGTGCGACTGCCGCGCGCGGCCGCTCTGGGCCTGGTTCCAGCGCGCGCGCGTGTCCAGCTCCGACGTGACCTGCGCCTCCCCGCCCGAGCGCCAGGGCCGCGACCTGCGCGCGCTCCGCGAGGCCGACTTCCAGGCCTGCCCGCCCGCCGCGCCCACGCGGCCCGGCAGCCGCGCGCGCGGCAACAGCTCGTCCAACCACCTGTACGGCGTGGCCGAGGCCGGGGCGCCCCCCGCCGACCCCTCCACCCTCTACCGCGACCTGCCCGCCGAAGACCCGCGGGGCCGCCAGGGCGGGGACGCGCCCACCGAGGACGACTACTGGGGGGGCTACGGCGGCGAGGACCAGCGGGGCGAGCAGACGTGCCCCGGCGCTGCCTGCCAGGCGCCGCCGGACTCCCGCGGCCCCGCGCTCTCGGCCGGGCTCCCCAGCCCTCTGCTTTGCCTCTTGCTCCTGGCGCCCCACCACCTTTGA